Proteins co-encoded in one Flavobacterium sp. M31R6 genomic window:
- a CDS encoding glycoside hydrolase family 97 protein, whose product MIKKLILPALLLSISIGNAQGKKTKSYELTSPEGKNKIQFQLVDSAPKYAVNHGKIQVITPSDMGFMLKNNDDLSKNFEIIKVENSTFDETWEQVWGEKKKIRNHYNQMVVQLQQKNNEKRKLEIQFRAFDDGVAFRYVYPKQGTKDSIFIMDEKTTFNLKDEGKAWWIPAYKENRYEYLYQNSSINAIDTVHTPLTIESKSGLKLSFHEANLIDYASTTLVNNTGTQLKTDLVPWADGVKVRVKDTFTSSWRTIQIGEKSGDLIDSYLILNLNEPNKMGNPSYVKPYKYFGIWWAMHIGKYTFWEGDKQGATTAHAKEYIDFTAKEGLHHLLIEGWNKGWTPAWYENKMHMFSFTQSADNFDLEKVVEYGKEKGVELIGYHETGSNLINYMKQIDAGFALYKKLGIHTVKIGHVGSKLNMKEWHHGQFGVNYFRYVLQKAAEYDLAVFYHEPIKDTGERRTYPNMLAREAARGQEYNAWSEGNPPSHVVILPFTRMLSGPMEYTPGVLDVEIKQGYPGKRVHGTTAQQLAMYVTFYSPIQMLADLPENYAVPAYQFLKDVPTDWADTKVLNAEIGEYLTTVRKDENSEDWYLGSMTNEKSRDLEVSLSFLDSKTTYEAQIYADAVGTDETHNPESVAISKKTVKASDVLKLHLGGAGGTAIRFKKL is encoded by the coding sequence ATGATAAAGAAACTAATACTTCCCGCTTTATTACTATCCATAAGTATAGGTAATGCTCAAGGCAAAAAAACAAAATCCTATGAATTGACTTCTCCCGAAGGGAAGAACAAAATTCAATTTCAGTTGGTTGACAGCGCACCAAAATATGCGGTTAATCACGGAAAAATTCAGGTGATTACCCCATCTGACATGGGTTTTATGCTAAAGAACAATGACGACTTAAGCAAAAATTTCGAAATCATCAAAGTAGAGAATTCCACTTTCGACGAAACTTGGGAACAGGTTTGGGGAGAAAAGAAAAAAATAAGAAACCACTACAACCAAATGGTGGTTCAATTGCAGCAAAAAAACAACGAAAAAAGAAAACTGGAAATTCAATTCCGTGCTTTTGACGATGGTGTTGCTTTTAGATATGTGTATCCAAAGCAAGGAACAAAAGACAGTATTTTCATTATGGATGAAAAAACGACTTTTAACCTGAAAGACGAAGGAAAAGCGTGGTGGATTCCTGCTTACAAAGAAAATCGTTATGAGTATTTGTATCAAAATTCAAGCATAAATGCTATTGACACTGTTCATACACCATTGACAATCGAAAGCAAAAGCGGTTTGAAATTGAGTTTCCACGAAGCAAATCTGATTGATTATGCAAGTACAACATTGGTAAACAACACAGGAACACAATTAAAAACCGACTTAGTGCCTTGGGCTGATGGCGTGAAAGTAAGAGTAAAAGACACCTTCACTTCTTCTTGGAGAACAATCCAAATTGGAGAAAAATCTGGGGACTTGATTGATTCTTATTTGATTCTAAATCTTAATGAACCTAACAAAATGGGCAATCCATCGTATGTGAAGCCGTATAAATATTTTGGTATTTGGTGGGCAATGCACATTGGGAAATATACTTTTTGGGAAGGCGATAAGCAAGGTGCAACTACAGCTCACGCAAAAGAATATATTGATTTTACTGCCAAGGAAGGTTTACACCATTTATTGATTGAAGGATGGAACAAAGGTTGGACACCGGCTTGGTATGAAAATAAGATGCATATGTTCAGTTTCACTCAAAGTGCCGATAATTTTGACTTGGAAAAAGTCGTAGAATACGGAAAAGAAAAGGGGGTTGAACTTATTGGATACCACGAAACGGGTTCGAATTTGATTAACTATATGAAACAAATCGATGCTGGTTTTGCTTTATACAAAAAATTAGGAATCCACACCGTAAAAATCGGTCACGTAGGTTCAAAATTAAATATGAAAGAATGGCATCACGGACAGTTTGGGGTGAATTATTTCAGATACGTTTTGCAAAAAGCAGCCGAATATGACTTGGCCGTTTTCTATCACGAACCGATAAAAGATACTGGAGAACGCAGAACTTATCCAAATATGTTGGCTAGAGAAGCGGCTCGTGGACAGGAATACAACGCTTGGAGCGAAGGAAATCCACCAAGTCACGTTGTCATCTTGCCATTTACAAGAATGTTATCTGGACCAATGGAGTATACACCTGGGGTTTTGGATGTAGAAATCAAACAAGGATATCCTGGAAAAAGAGTTCACGGAACAACGGCGCAGCAATTGGCAATGTATGTAACATTTTATTCGCCTATTCAAATGTTGGCAGACCTTCCTGAAAACTACGCAGTGCCAGCGTATCAATTCCTAAAAGACGTTCCAACGGATTGGGCGGACACTAAAGTTTTGAATGCTGAAATTGGAGAATACTTGACAACCGTTCGTAAAGACGAAAACAGCGAAGATTGGTATTTGGGAAGTATGACCAATGAGAAATCAAGAGATTTAGAGGTTTCATTGTCATTTTTAGATTCTAAAACTACTTACGAAGCTCAGATTTACGCTGACGCTGTGGGAACTGATGAAACTCATAATCCAGAATCAGTAGCTATTTCCAAAAAGACAGTTAAGGCTTCGGATGTGTTGAAATTGCATTTAGGAGGAGCAGGAGGAACAGCAATTAGATTCAAAAAATTATAA